One genomic window of Oncorhynchus kisutch isolate 150728-3 linkage group LG24, Okis_V2, whole genome shotgun sequence includes the following:
- the LOC109869483 gene encoding nuclear receptor subfamily 1 group D member 1 produces MDTPGGGVILYARSSGSPSPGSPSSGYQTQSPSSTLSQPSSPEEITFTELGPLGSLKGQRGGGCTPPSSSKLVFHFPEVYNVATSTSTHQHSYQHPIAGKRPSGFTGPFTKTGGMVLLCTVCGDIASGFHYGVHACEGCKGFFRRSIQQNINYKMCVKNENCLIMRMNRNRCQHCRFKKCLSVGMSRDAVRFGRIPKREKQRLLDEMQSYMNSLNESATMDIESSPVSEAPPSPAGVPSKEAIRAISRAYQDISSSSQDRAAKSELNITNLPTTSLFKSNTSQETSYTNGYSHLGSDSTQGYQSCPAGLAPHCPDTNDNHHTFPSVDKSSYSCPATLSNHDHGESNVGTTQRGSSANHNSFSMKEETQEPQTQTSCPWKLAAGTKVLACPLNACPVSAASRSGQQIWESFSQCFTPAVREVVEFAKGIPGFQELSQHDQVMLLKSGTFQVLMVRFCTMFNPEERTVTFLNGQTYPLSTLRALGMGALLDAIFDFSEKLGTLRLEHDEMALFMAVVLVSADLSGIVDMGAVEQLQEGLIRALHSLIHCRRPDESASIFPKLLLHLPDLRTLNNLHSDKLLAFRIDS; encoded by the exons ATGGACACTCCAGGTG GAGGTGTTATTCTGTATGCGCGCTCCTCCGGCAGCCCCAGCCCTGGCAGCCCGTCCAGTGGGTACCAGACCCagtccccctcctccaccctctcccagCCCTCCTCCCCAGAGGAGATCACCTTCACAGAACTCGGGCCCCTGGGGTCCCTGAAgggccagagagggggaggatgcacacctccatcatcctccaagcTGGTGTTCCACTTCCCAGAAGTCTACAATGTGGCTACATCAACGTCCACCCACCAGCACTCGTACCAACACCCCATCGCTGGGAAAAGGCCTAGTGGATTCACAGGACCTTTCACCA AGACTGGCGGTATGGTGCTCCTGTGTACAGTGTGTGGAGACATTGCATCTGGGTTCCACTACGGAGTACACGCCTGTGAGGGTTGCAAG GGCTTCTTCCGTCGCAGCATTCAGCAAAACATCAACTACAAGATGTGTGTGAAGAACGAGAACTGCCTCATTATGAGAATGAACCGCAACCGTTGCCAACACTGTCGCTTCAAGAAATGCCTCTCCGTGGGCATGTCCAGAGATG CTGTGCGTTTTGGCCGTATCCCtaagagggagaagcagaggctTCTGGATGAGATGCAAAGCTACATGAACAGCCTGAATGAGTCTGCCACCATGGACATAGAGTCCTCCCCCGTCTCCGAAGCCCCTCCCAGCCCAGCAGGTGTTCCTTCTAAAGAGGCCATCAGAGCCATCTCGCGGGCCTATCAGGACATCTCTTCCAGCAGCCAAGACAGGGCAGCCAAGAGTGAACTCAACATCACCAACTTACCAACAACATCTCTGTTCAAGAGCAACACATCTCAGGAGACCAGCTACACCAATGGCTACTCCCACCTCGGCTCTGACTCCACCCAGGGGTACCAGTCCTGTCCTGCAGGCCTTGCCCCTCACTGCCCAGACACCAATGACAACCACCATACGTTCCCCTCTGTGGACAAAAGTAGCTATAGTTGCCCCGCTACTTTGTCCAATCATGACCACGGAGAGTCTAATGTGGGCACAACTCAACGGGGCAGCTCGGCCAATCACAACAGTTTCTCCATGAAGGAAGAGACCCAAGAGCCGCAAACTCAGACATCCTGTCCGTGGAAATTAGCTGCTGGAACCAAAGTGCTG gcCTGTCCTCTCAATGCGTGTCCTGTATCTGCGGCCAGTCGTTCTGGACAGCAGATATGGGAGTCTTTCTCCCAGTGTTTCACCCCGGCAGTGAGGGAAGTGGTGGAGTTTGCTAAGGGTATCCCTGGCTTCCAGGAGCTCAGCCAGCACGACCAGGTCATGCTGCTCAAATCAGGCACCTTCCAG GTGTTGATGGTGAGGTTTTGTACAATGTTTAACCCTGAGGAGCGGACGGTGACCTTCCTGAATGGCCAGACGTACCCTCTGTCCACCCTGCGGGCGCTGGGGATGGGGGCGCTGCTCGACGCCATCTTTGACTTCAGTGAGAAGCTGGGAACTCTGAGGCTGGAGCATGATGAGATGGCTCTGTTCATGGCCGTGGTGCTGGTCTCTGCAG ACCTTTCTGGCATCGTTGATATGGGGGCAGTAGAACAGCTCCAGGAGGGGTTAATCCGTGCCCTGCATTCCCTCATCCACTGCCGTCGTCCCGACGAGAGCGCGTCCATCTTCCCCAAGCTGCTCCTGCACTTGCCCGACCTGCGCACCCTCAACAACCTGCACTCCGACAAGCTGCTGGCCTTCCGGATTGACTCATGA